The DNA window TCGTAGAGACGGGGCCTGGGTGAGATATTCTCTGAACAGGGAGAAACTGCAGGCTCTGAAGGGCTTTATTGACGATGCTGTCGGCGCCGATTCCGGCGAAGAACACCAGTGAACGAAGGGAAGATGATCTGATATGGCCTTGCTTGGCTGGCTTAATGATCAATTGCTCAAGATGGAGTGGCTTTCGAATCTAGTAGCGCAGTTGGTTGAACATGTATTCAGGCTGGATATTGGGAGCCGGCTTGGGGGCAGCATCCACTTTTTCATCTATGACGCCATAAAGATTATCGTGCTTCTTTCGGCGCTGGTGTTCGGCATCTCCTACATTCAGAGCTTCTTCCCGCCCGAGCGCACGAAGAAGATATTGGGCAGGTTCAACGGTATCACCGCCAACATTCTTGGAGCGCTGCTTGGCACAGTGACCCCGTTCTGCTCATGCTCATCTATCCCTCTGTTCATTGGTTTCACCAATGCCGGATTACCATTGGGCGTCACGTTCTCGTTCCTGATTTCCTCGCCGCTGGTGGATTTGGCCTCGTTGATTCTACTGGCGAGCATCTTTGGCTGGCCAACGGCAATTGCGTACGTAATCGTTGGCATCGTTCTCGCCGTTGCAGCAGGGACCATCATCGGCAATTCGAAGCTGGAGAAGTACGTAGAGCCGTTCGTGTTCAGCACGATATCGAGCTCAGCCGGTTCCGACGAACAAACGCTCTCGACCCGCGAGAGGCTGATCTATTCAAGGGATCAAGCGGTAGGAATCCTGAGCAACGTGTGGATATATGTACTGGTAGGCGTCGGCATCGGCGCTGCGATCCACAACTGGATACCCGAGGCCATGATATCTGCCGTGCTTGGCCAGGACAAGTGGTATTCAGTTCTGCTGGCAACCGTAGTGGGAGTGCCAATGTATGCCGACATATTTGGAACATTGCCCATAGCTGAGGCTCTGGTGGCGAAGGGTGTTGGGCTGGGCACTGCGCTGTCGTTCATGATGGGCGTGACGGCGCTGTCGCTCCCGTCCATCATAATGCTGAAGAGGGTGGTCAAGTCCAGGCTTTTGGTCATATTCGTAGGAATGGTCACCGTGGGAATTATGATCATCGGCTACGCGTTCAATGCGTTTGGACATCTCTTCGTCTAGGTCCCAATGGTAGGCCGTAATGGACTCGCGAGTGGGAGGAGGAAGCACTCGATGAATTGGGCGAAGGCATCGAAGATACTAGTATCCGTCCTGATCATGCTTGCAGTAGCAGGCATTTGGTGGTTGAAGAACCCCCAAGACGGATCAAACGGCGCCGGCGGCTCGGGAGTAGAGGACAGCAACCCCGACTTCGCTCTGCATGTCACGGAGAAGATCAATCTTGAGGAACTGAAGTCTTATGGCATCCCCATAGTGATCGACTTCGGCGCCGATTCCTGCATTCCGTGCAAGGAGATGGCTCCAGTACTCAGGCAGCTTAACGAGGAGCTTCGTGGAAAAGCCATAGTCAAGTTCGTTGACGTATGGAAGTACCCGAGCCTGGTCGAGGGCTACCCTGTGTCGGTTATTCCTACTCAGGTGTTTGTAGATTCCGACGGCAAACCCTATGTGCCGGAAGATCCCGACTCTCTGGGCCTGAAGATGTACTCTACGAAGGATACCAATGAGCATGTGTTCACCACTCATGAAGGAGGACTGACCAAGGATCAGCTTCTATCAGTGTTAAAGGGGATGGGCCTGGAGCGATGAACGCTCTTGTGAACCGGTGGCTCGAGTGGTTCTCGTCTTCCATTTCCACGAACGCATGGCTAGCGCCGGTGTTCGCACTTCTGGCGGGGGTGCTTACATCGTTCACTCCGTGCGCGCTCGCAAGTGTTCCTCTGGTGATAGGGTACGTGGGGGGCACGGCACAGCGGGATGTGAGGAAGGCCTTCTGGCTATCTGCCGCCTTCTCGGCGGGGATGGCGGTCACGTTTACCGTGCTCGGAACTGCTGCCTCACTGTTGGGCAGGCTCATGCAGGGCACTGGGGGCTGGTGGTATCTGGCTCTCGGGGCTCTGATGGTCCTGATGGCGCTCCAAACCTGGGAGATCTTTAGCTTCATCCCGTCCACGTATGCGATGAGCAGAATCACCAGGCGCGGATTCCTGGGGGCGTTTCTCGCCGGAGTGTTGGGCGGTTTCTTCTCTTCTCCCTGCGCAACCCCGGTTCTGGTTGTTCTGCTCGGGATTGTGGCAAGGGAAGGCAGTATGGCGTGGGGTATGATGCTTCTGCTGTTGTATTCAATCGGGCATAGCGTGTTGGTGATGGTAGCCGGTACGTCTGTCGGATTCGTTCAGCGGCTGTCATCCAGCAAACGATACGGCGCGCTCAGCAATGTGCTGAGGATTGGTATGGGAGCAGTGATGCTGCTGATAGCGTTCTACATGTTCTACTTAGGATTCTAGGAGGTAGAGTGTCA is part of the Clostridia bacterium genome and encodes:
- a CDS encoding permease, producing MALLGWLNDQLLKMEWLSNLVAQLVEHVFRLDIGSRLGGSIHFFIYDAIKIIVLLSALVFGISYIQSFFPPERTKKILGRFNGITANILGALLGTVTPFCSCSSIPLFIGFTNAGLPLGVTFSFLISSPLVDLASLILLASIFGWPTAIAYVIVGIVLAVAAGTIIGNSKLEKYVEPFVFSTISSSAGSDEQTLSTRERLIYSRDQAVGILSNVWIYVLVGVGIGAAIHNWIPEAMISAVLGQDKWYSVLLATVVGVPMYADIFGTLPIAEALVAKGVGLGTALSFMMGVTALSLPSIIMLKRVVKSRLLVIFVGMVTVGIMIIGYAFNAFGHLFV
- a CDS encoding cytochrome c biogenesis protein CcdA; its protein translation is MNALVNRWLEWFSSSISTNAWLAPVFALLAGVLTSFTPCALASVPLVIGYVGGTAQRDVRKAFWLSAAFSAGMAVTFTVLGTAASLLGRLMQGTGGWWYLALGALMVLMALQTWEIFSFIPSTYAMSRITRRGFLGAFLAGVLGGFFSSPCATPVLVVLLGIVAREGSMAWGMMLLLLYSIGHSVLVMVAGTSVGFVQRLSSSKRYGALSNVLRIGMGAVMLLIAFYMFYLGF
- a CDS encoding thioredoxin family protein, translating into MNWAKASKILVSVLIMLAVAGIWWLKNPQDGSNGAGGSGVEDSNPDFALHVTEKINLEELKSYGIPIVIDFGADSCIPCKEMAPVLRQLNEELRGKAIVKFVDVWKYPSLVEGYPVSVIPTQVFVDSDGKPYVPEDPDSLGLKMYSTKDTNEHVFTTHEGGLTKDQLLSVLKGMGLER